A genomic segment from Burkholderia plantarii encodes:
- a CDS encoding entericidin A/B family lipoprotein: MQRTHLRRLAAAFALVGMVLGLAACNTVAGMGEDINAAGRAITRAAN, from the coding sequence ATGCAACGCACGCATCTGCGCCGCCTCGCGGCGGCTTTCGCCCTCGTGGGCATGGTGCTCGGTCTCGCGGCCTGCAACACGGTGGCGGGCATGGGCGAGGACATCAACGCCGCCGGCCGCGCGATCACGCGCGCGGCGAACTGA